The Streptomyces sp. NBC_00510 genomic interval GGGTCGGGATGCTCACGTTCGCCCGCACGCCGCGCGCGGCCAGCGCCATCGCGAACGCGTCCCGGTCCGGCCGGCCGTTCCCGGGTATCCGCACCGTGTAGCGGTGGTAGACGTGGTGCGCGCCGGGCTCCACGTACGGCACGAGGACACCGGTCAGGGCCGAGTCCAGGTAACGGCAGTTGGCCCGCTGCCGGGCCACGGAACCGGCGAGCTTCGCCAGCACCCCGCGGCCCGCGGCCGCCTTGCCGTCGGTCATCCGGGCCCTGGCGTGGGCCGTGTCCCGAAGCCTCTTGACGGCACCGGCCAGTTCGGGGTGCTCCGTGGTCACCACGGCCCCCTCCTCGACCGCGAACACGCTCAGCGCCCCGTAGGTGCCGACCCGGCGGCCGGCCAGCGTCGCCGCCTGCGCCTGGGTGGCGTCCTCGACGATCGCCAGGCCGTGCCGGGCGGCGATGTCGGTGATCTGGTCGACGGCGGCGGGGTGCCCGAAGAGGTGCACCGGCAGGATCGCCACCGTGAGGGGCGTGATCGCGGCGACCACCGCCTC includes:
- a CDS encoding DegT/DnrJ/EryC1/StrS family aminotransferase, with the translated sequence MQQFLVQGAEVAALEDEFASAVDGRHAVAVDSATSALHLALLSLGIGAGEEVILPSFAPVETAAAVRLAGAVPVFADIDPLTFCLDPEAVVAAITPLTVAILPVHLFGHPAAVDQITDIAARHGLAIVEDATQAQAATLAGRRVGTYGALSVFAVEEGAVVTTEHPELAGAVKRLRDTAHARARMTDGKAAAGRGVLAKLAGSVARQRANCRYLDSALTGVLVPYVEPGAHHVYHRYTVRIPGNGRPDRDAFAMALAARGVRANVSIPTPVHRLPEYRSSSYLPSTEKAAGETLSLPVHPGLTEKELERMAVACNTLGGLL